A region of Scleropages formosus chromosome 2, fSclFor1.1, whole genome shotgun sequence DNA encodes the following proteins:
- the LOC108931451 gene encoding V-type proton ATPase subunit E 1-like, with protein MALSDADVQKQIKHMMAFIEQEANEKAEEIDAKAEEEFNIEKGRLVQTQRLKIMEYYEKKEKQIEQQKKIQMSNLMNQARLKVLKARDDMIADLLNEARQRLANVAKDPSRYPALMEGLILQGFYQLLEPKVTIRCRKQDLALVQASVQKTIPIYKAAAKNNLEVRIDQENFLPSDISGGIEIYNGDGKIKVSNTLESRLDLMAQQMMPEIRVALFGANPNRKFLD; from the exons ATCAAGCACATGATGGCTTTCATTGAGCAGGAGGCCAATGAGAAAGCAGAGGAAATTGATGCCAAG GCGGAGGAGGAGTTCAACATTGAGAAGGGTCGCCTAGTGCAGACCCAGAGGCTCAAGATCATGGAGTACTatgagaagaaagagaagcagatcgagcagcagaagaaaat TCAGATGTCCAATCTGATGAACCAGGCCAGGCTGAAGGTCCTGAAGGCCCGCGATGACATGATTGCG GACCTGCTGAATGAGGCTCGTCAGAGGTTGGCCAATGTTGCAAAAGACCCGTCAAGATACCCAGCCCTGATGGAGGGTCTGATCTTACAG GGTTTCTACCAACTGCTGGAGCCCAAAGTGACCATTCGCTGCCGCAAACAGGACCTGGCGTTGGTGCAG GCCTCTGTGCAGAAAACCATCCCAATCTACAAAGCTGCTGCAAAGAACAATCTTGAAGTGCGCATCGACCAGGAGAACTTCCTGCCTTCAGACAT CTCTGGAGGGATTGAGATCTACAATGGTGATGGGAAGATAAAGGTGTCCAACACCCTGGAGAGCAGGCTGGATCTCATGGCCCAGCAG ATGATGCCAGAGATCCGAGTAGCCCTGTTCGGCGCCAACCCAAACCGCAAGTTCTTGGATTAA